A single genomic interval of Brevibacillus brevis harbors:
- a CDS encoding response regulator transcription factor, which translates to MEKMARILVVDDEERIRRLLKMYLERENFLIDEADNGEQAVEMAVGSDYDIILLDLMLPGMDGIEVCQRVREFKATPIIMLTAKGEETNRVHGFEAGVDDYVVKPFSPREVMYRVKAILRRSSATAYLKTETFNSHSVLVFPELTIDHDAHKVIASGQEVSLTPKEYELLHYLALSPDKVFTREELLKDVWHYEFFGDLRTVDTHIKRLREKLNRVSPQAANMIATVWGVGYKLEVPK; encoded by the coding sequence ATGGAAAAAATGGCACGTATTCTCGTAGTGGATGATGAAGAACGCATTCGCAGACTTCTGAAAATGTATTTGGAAAGAGAAAACTTTCTGATTGATGAAGCAGATAATGGAGAGCAAGCAGTCGAAATGGCTGTAGGAAGTGACTATGATATCATTTTGCTCGACCTGATGCTGCCAGGAATGGACGGGATCGAGGTATGCCAGCGTGTTCGCGAATTCAAGGCAACCCCCATTATTATGCTGACGGCAAAAGGGGAAGAAACGAACCGCGTTCACGGGTTTGAAGCAGGGGTAGACGATTATGTCGTGAAACCGTTCAGCCCGCGTGAGGTCATGTACCGGGTAAAAGCGATTCTGCGTCGCTCTTCCGCGACAGCTTATTTGAAGACAGAGACGTTCAACAGTCATTCTGTCCTTGTTTTCCCGGAATTGACGATTGACCACGATGCTCACAAAGTCATCGCAAGCGGCCAAGAGGTGAGCCTGACTCCAAAAGAGTATGAGCTGCTGCACTACCTGGCATTGTCGCCGGATAAAGTGTTTACGCGTGAAGAGTTGTTAAAAGATGTGTGGCACTACGAGTTCTTTGGCGATTTGCGCACGGTGGATACGCATATCAAGCGTCTCCGCGAAAAATTGAACCGTGTTTCTCCGCAAGCTGCCAATATGATCGCCACGGTTTGGGGCGTCGGATACAAGCTTGAGGTGCCTAAGTAA